One stretch of Amycolatopsis sp. NBC_00345 DNA includes these proteins:
- a CDS encoding pyruvate carboxyltransferase codes for MPPEVRIREIAPRLAFQDHLVPAEVKIELCRRLLDAGIRAFELSSFVRPDLIPGLADAEAVFANVPRVPGLSLGCCVGNTRGLARAVDAGAGTAAFLLSADEEFARANIGRSTEDSLAELERMAAFAADRDIVLSTYVIFAWGGPTGPGRGAEHLEPLARRLIEIGVDHWILADSAGYAAPPQIRELVTAALAHVPAENLTVQIHDDRGLGLAALLPLLDLGVRHFDTALAGSGGHPAIPGHRGGGLCTEDAVQLLELSGVDTGVDLPRLIEAANWLATEIGVPGKGFVRHTGAVPGLGQAVPPLDFSW; via the coding sequence ATGCCCCCAGAAGTACGCATCCGCGAGATCGCGCCCCGCCTGGCCTTCCAGGACCATCTCGTCCCGGCCGAGGTGAAGATCGAGCTCTGCCGACGGCTCCTCGACGCCGGGATCCGCGCCTTCGAGCTGTCTTCCTTCGTCCGGCCCGACCTGATCCCGGGCCTCGCCGACGCCGAGGCGGTGTTCGCGAACGTGCCGCGCGTTCCCGGGCTCAGCCTCGGCTGCTGCGTCGGCAACACCCGCGGGCTCGCCCGCGCCGTCGACGCGGGTGCCGGCACCGCGGCGTTCCTGCTGTCCGCCGACGAAGAGTTCGCCCGCGCCAACATCGGCCGGTCCACAGAGGACTCATTGGCGGAGCTGGAACGCATGGCCGCGTTCGCCGCGGACCGCGACATCGTGCTCAGCACCTACGTCATCTTCGCGTGGGGCGGCCCCACCGGTCCCGGACGCGGCGCCGAACACCTCGAACCGCTGGCCCGGCGGCTCATCGAGATCGGCGTGGATCACTGGATCCTCGCCGACTCCGCCGGGTACGCCGCACCGCCCCAGATCCGCGAGCTCGTCACCGCGGCGCTCGCACACGTGCCCGCCGAGAACCTCACCGTCCAGATCCACGACGACCGCGGCCTGGGGCTGGCCGCCCTGCTGCCGCTGCTCGACCTCGGCGTCCGCCACTTCGACACCGCCCTCGCGGGCAGCGGCGGCCATCCCGCGATCCCCGGCCACCGGGGCGGCGGCCTCTGCACCGAGGACGCCGTGCAGCTGCTCGAACTGTCCGGTGTGGACACCGGCGTCGACCTGCCGCGGCTGATCGAGGCCGCGAACTGGCTGGCCACCGAGATCGGTGTGCCCGGCAAGGGATTCGTCCGGCACACCGGTGCCGTGCCCGGCCTCGGTCAAGCCGTGCCGCCCCTCGACTTCTCTTGGTGA
- the tcuA gene encoding FAD-dependent tricarballylate dehydrogenase TcuA — protein sequence MTKPALPRVPTVIVAGTGLAGLSAAISAREAGANVLLLEKGGREDVGGNAAFSGGLFLFCYDGPDDLTSITQDFEPGMRADRIEAPPFTSAAYAAELMAMSSDQADRRLIDALAERSLDTVRWLTTKGVRFTFNRTLGAAVHDDVLRVPPGQVLTSSGEGMSRGFEVIKPLLRHAEAIGVESRWYTPLVDVVRDNGQVTGVTAGDTGEFLAADAVVIASGGFQASRELRRRFLGQEWETVRLRGSRLSTGDGISAALRAGAGKAGTWSKAHSAAVDPTMPSPQRSEASPPYPLHGFWLGVLVNRDGERFVDEGPGPWVKNYSRMGKAIRPQPGHEAFEIFDQRTAARVADEFAGAAVPVTAPTIPELAERLGLPADRLAHTIETYNRACQPDDGIAEDRGTAGIDPPKSHWAAPLDQPPFVAYHAVAGLTFSFGGVRIDPDGRALDPDGTVVPGLYAAGEATGGLFYGDYPGGAALMRAAVFGRAAGRTAVAEAMVSDQ from the coding sequence GTGACGAAACCAGCGTTGCCCCGCGTTCCGACGGTGATCGTGGCCGGCACCGGACTGGCCGGGCTCTCCGCGGCGATCTCCGCGCGCGAGGCCGGGGCGAACGTGCTGCTCCTGGAGAAAGGCGGCCGCGAAGACGTCGGTGGCAACGCCGCGTTTTCCGGCGGGCTGTTCCTGTTCTGCTACGACGGGCCGGACGACCTGACGTCGATCACCCAGGACTTCGAGCCGGGCATGCGGGCCGACCGGATCGAGGCGCCGCCCTTCACCAGCGCCGCCTACGCGGCCGAGCTGATGGCGATGAGCAGCGATCAAGCCGACCGTCGACTGATCGACGCGCTCGCGGAACGCTCGCTGGACACTGTCCGGTGGCTCACGACGAAAGGGGTGCGATTCACGTTCAACCGCACCCTGGGCGCGGCAGTGCACGACGACGTTCTGCGGGTGCCGCCCGGTCAGGTCCTGACCAGTTCGGGTGAGGGGATGTCGCGCGGATTCGAGGTGATCAAGCCCCTGCTTCGGCACGCCGAGGCCATCGGCGTCGAGAGCCGCTGGTACACCCCGCTGGTGGACGTGGTCCGCGACAACGGCCAGGTCACCGGCGTCACGGCCGGCGACACCGGCGAGTTCTTGGCGGCCGACGCCGTGGTGATCGCCAGCGGCGGTTTCCAGGCCAGTCGTGAGCTCCGCCGCCGGTTTCTGGGGCAGGAATGGGAAACGGTCCGGCTGCGCGGATCCCGGCTGTCCACCGGCGACGGCATCTCGGCCGCGCTCCGGGCCGGGGCGGGCAAAGCCGGGACCTGGTCGAAAGCCCACTCGGCCGCGGTCGACCCGACCATGCCCTCACCCCAGCGCAGCGAGGCGTCCCCGCCGTACCCGTTGCACGGCTTCTGGCTCGGCGTGCTCGTCAACCGCGACGGCGAGCGGTTCGTGGACGAGGGCCCCGGCCCGTGGGTCAAGAACTATTCGAGGATGGGCAAGGCGATCAGGCCCCAGCCCGGCCACGAGGCGTTCGAGATCTTCGATCAGCGCACCGCCGCGCGCGTGGCCGACGAGTTCGCCGGAGCGGCTGTGCCGGTCACCGCGCCCACCATTCCCGAACTCGCCGAGCGGCTCGGGCTGCCCGCCGACCGGCTCGCGCACACCATCGAGACGTACAACCGCGCCTGCCAGCCTGACGACGGCATCGCCGAAGACCGTGGCACAGCGGGCATCGACCCGCCCAAGTCGCACTGGGCCGCGCCGCTGGACCAGCCGCCGTTCGTCGCCTACCACGCGGTCGCCGGGCTCACCTTCAGCTTCGGCGGCGTGCGGATCGACCCCGACGGCCGAGCGCTCGATCCTGACGGGACAGTGGTGCCCGGCCTGTACGCGGCGGGCGAAGCCACCGGCGGATTGTTCTACGGCGACTACCCCGGGGGTGCCGCCCTCATGCGGGCCGCCGTGTTCGGCCGGGCGGCCGGGCGAACCGCCGTGGCCGAAGCAATGGTGTCGGATCAGTGA
- a CDS encoding NIPSNAP family protein: MLYELTKLALKLYTVPKALSALESYTTTGTAHGRLLGCWETEHGVIVGRLLLLREFDDAGALADERQRVLTSSDPFGIGEHLESFEVESYAQFPFLPPIRPGRFGDVYEFRTYRLKVGGLVPTMAGWEAAVPERTKLFPLTTAMYGLDGAPRITHIWPFPSLDERLAIRRTSYERGIWPPVNGPENIAHATSTIAFPVGFSPLS, encoded by the coding sequence ATGCTGTACGAACTCACCAAGCTCGCGCTCAAGCTCTACACCGTGCCGAAAGCCCTCTCCGCCCTGGAGTCCTACACCACGACCGGCACCGCGCACGGCCGGCTGCTCGGCTGCTGGGAGACCGAGCACGGCGTCATCGTCGGCCGGCTGCTCCTGCTCCGGGAGTTCGACGACGCCGGCGCGCTCGCCGACGAACGGCAGCGCGTCCTGACCAGCTCCGACCCCTTCGGCATCGGCGAGCACCTCGAGTCCTTCGAGGTCGAAAGCTACGCGCAGTTTCCGTTCCTGCCGCCGATCCGTCCCGGCCGGTTCGGCGACGTCTACGAGTTCCGCACCTACCGGCTCAAGGTCGGCGGGCTCGTGCCGACGATGGCGGGCTGGGAGGCCGCGGTGCCGGAGCGCACCAAGCTCTTTCCGCTCACCACCGCGATGTACGGCCTGGACGGCGCGCCCCGGATCACCCACATCTGGCCCTTCCCCAGCCTCGATGAACGGCTGGCGATCCGGCGGACGTCCTACGAGCGCGGGATCTGGCCACCCGTCAACGGCCCGGAGAACATCGCGCACGCGACCTCCACCATCGCCTTCCCCGTCGGCTTCTCCCCGCTGTCCTGA
- a CDS encoding class F sortase: protein MAIVFAAVLALAGASAIGYALTDQQSAPEPAQAVPVVGPPPQSPGLTATPGLPASPPVSISIPAIGVSSVVNEVGLNPDGTVQVPQEGSQYDQPAWFRGSPAPGEVGPSVILGHIDSARNGPSVFFDLGGLKPGEQVRVVRADHTVTTFAIDAVKAYPKSGFPQQTVYGYTPQPSLRLITCGGSFDRNTRQYRDNTVVFAHLVVS, encoded by the coding sequence ATGGCGATCGTGTTCGCCGCTGTCCTCGCGTTGGCCGGGGCATCCGCGATCGGTTACGCGCTCACTGATCAGCAGAGCGCACCGGAGCCGGCCCAGGCGGTACCCGTCGTCGGCCCGCCGCCCCAGAGCCCGGGTCTCACGGCGACGCCTGGCCTGCCCGCGTCCCCGCCGGTGTCCATCTCGATCCCGGCGATCGGGGTGTCGTCCGTGGTCAACGAGGTGGGCTTGAACCCGGACGGCACCGTGCAGGTTCCCCAAGAGGGGTCGCAGTACGACCAGCCCGCCTGGTTCCGCGGCTCGCCGGCCCCCGGCGAGGTCGGGCCATCGGTGATCCTCGGGCACATCGACTCCGCCCGGAACGGACCGTCGGTGTTCTTCGACCTCGGTGGCCTGAAGCCCGGAGAGCAGGTGCGGGTCGTCCGCGCCGACCACACAGTGACCACGTTCGCCATCGACGCGGTGAAGGCGTACCCGAAATCCGGCTTCCCCCAGCAGACCGTCTACGGCTACACCCCGCAACCGTCCTTGCGGCTGATCACCTGCGGCGGCAGCTTCGACCGGAACACCCGGCAATACCGGGACAACACCGTGGTTTTCGCACACCTGGTGGTCTCGTAG
- a CDS encoding fatty acid desaturase family protein — protein sequence MTTSRTASAGPSGGTAGLSPPHSALDVAGFPDLQRIVAGAGLLGRRRGYYGVKVGLTLLAFAGGCAAFVLLGDSWWQLFTAAFFAVMSTQLAFVGHDAGHRQIFRTRQANNAVGYAHAGLVGISFGWWIDKHNRHHTSPNHEQDDPDLDIPMLAFTTTQSRDRKWFVRFTARYQAFLFFPLLLLEGLNLHWASATAVWRGTVKARRLEAALLLLHTAGYLTAVFLVLSPPVAVLFIAVHQGLWGVYMGCSFAPGHKGMPTYTDGTAPDFLRRQVLSSRNVRGGPMVDFALGGLNYQVEHHLFPSMPRANLRAAQRLVRQFCSQHGIEYTQCGLLRSYGHVLQHLHRVGAPLRVRTARGDLT from the coding sequence ATGACTACGTCCCGAACGGCTTCAGCCGGCCCCAGCGGCGGGACCGCCGGCCTTTCCCCACCTCACTCAGCACTGGACGTGGCCGGTTTCCCCGACCTTCAGCGGATCGTGGCCGGCGCCGGCCTGCTGGGCCGGCGTCGTGGTTATTACGGCGTGAAGGTCGGTTTGACGCTGCTGGCCTTCGCCGGCGGGTGCGCCGCCTTCGTGCTGCTGGGCGACAGCTGGTGGCAACTGTTCACGGCCGCGTTCTTCGCGGTGATGTCCACCCAGCTCGCCTTCGTCGGCCACGACGCCGGCCACCGGCAGATCTTCCGCACCCGGCAGGCCAACAACGCCGTCGGCTACGCGCACGCCGGGCTCGTCGGCATCAGCTTCGGCTGGTGGATCGACAAGCACAACCGGCACCACACCAGCCCGAACCACGAGCAGGACGATCCCGACCTCGACATCCCCATGCTGGCGTTCACCACCACGCAGTCCCGCGACCGGAAATGGTTCGTCCGGTTCACCGCCCGGTACCAGGCGTTCCTGTTCTTCCCGCTGCTGCTGCTCGAAGGGCTCAACCTGCACTGGGCCAGCGCCACGGCGGTCTGGCGCGGCACCGTCAAGGCCCGCCGGCTGGAGGCGGCGCTGTTGCTGCTGCACACGGCCGGGTACCTGACCGCGGTGTTCCTCGTCCTGTCGCCGCCGGTGGCGGTGCTGTTCATCGCCGTGCACCAGGGGCTGTGGGGCGTGTACATGGGCTGTTCCTTCGCCCCCGGGCACAAGGGCATGCCCACCTACACCGACGGCACCGCGCCGGACTTCCTGCGCCGGCAGGTGCTCAGCAGCCGCAACGTCCGCGGTGGCCCGATGGTCGACTTCGCCCTCGGCGGCCTGAACTACCAGGTGGAACACCACCTGTTCCCGAGCATGCCCCGGGCCAACCTGCGGGCCGCCCAGCGCCTGGTCCGGCAGTTCTGCAGCCAGCACGGCATCGAGTACACCCAGTGCGGCCTCCTGCGGTCCTACGGCCACGTCCTGCAGCACCTGCACCGCGTCGGCGCGCCCCTGCGCGTCCGGACCGCGAGGGGTGACCTCACGTGA
- a CDS encoding WhiB family transcriptional regulator codes for MNQARRLPGPVADSWEWQLRGACRGCPVLAQCRAHALTAQELYGVWGGLSETDRRASSLSAGY; via the coding sequence GTGAACCAGGCCCGGCGGCTTCCCGGTCCCGTGGCGGACAGCTGGGAATGGCAGCTGCGAGGGGCCTGCCGCGGCTGCCCGGTACTGGCCCAGTGCCGGGCGCACGCCCTGACCGCGCAGGAACTGTACGGCGTGTGGGGCGGCTTGTCCGAGACCGATCGCCGCGCCTCCAGCCTGTCGGCCGGGTACTGA
- a CDS encoding GAF and ANTAR domain-containing protein translates to MSTERHVELLGLLDTGNKDPATLLRRVCSLSVEVCAVTGAAVTVQGGDDNTAQAVACATDGTSLVLDDLQRTVGEGPRLAAHKHGGPVLVADLAAAGARWPGFAPGARAAGVAAVFSFPLRVGAVRLGTLDLYRTSTGSLSRAGLRDALVLADIATHAVLDDLRSPDPMDIGWLSDVHPVVHQATGAVTAQLDVSMRDALLLIRAHAYAHQTPLDQVSRQIIDHQLRLKTGD, encoded by the coding sequence ATGAGCACCGAACGGCACGTCGAGCTGCTGGGCCTGCTCGACACCGGCAACAAAGACCCCGCGACGCTGCTGCGGCGGGTGTGCAGCCTCAGCGTCGAGGTCTGCGCGGTCACCGGCGCGGCAGTGACCGTCCAGGGCGGCGACGACAACACCGCGCAGGCGGTGGCCTGCGCGACCGACGGGACCAGCCTGGTCCTCGACGATCTGCAGCGCACAGTCGGCGAAGGACCCAGGCTCGCGGCGCACAAGCACGGCGGCCCCGTACTGGTCGCCGATCTGGCGGCCGCGGGCGCCCGCTGGCCCGGCTTCGCCCCCGGAGCCAGGGCCGCCGGGGTGGCCGCGGTGTTCTCGTTCCCGCTGCGTGTCGGCGCGGTCCGGCTCGGGACGCTCGACCTGTACCGCACCAGCACGGGTTCCCTGAGCCGGGCCGGGCTACGGGACGCGCTGGTGCTGGCCGACATCGCCACGCACGCCGTCCTCGACGACCTGCGCAGCCCGGACCCGATGGACATCGGCTGGCTCTCCGACGTCCACCCGGTGGTCCACCAGGCCACCGGGGCCGTCACCGCGCAGCTGGACGTGAGCATGCGCGACGCGTTGCTGCTCATCCGCGCCCACGCCTACGCCCATCAGACGCCGCTGGACCAGGTGTCCCGGCAGATCATCGACCACCAACTCCGGCTCAAGACAGGAGACTGA
- a CDS encoding GAF and ANTAR domain-containing protein has protein sequence MSEHQARTLPDTAPAPGREQRLADTFVALADTMVDDFDVLEFLHMLCDQCVALLEVSAAGVILLDERGGLRMAAASSERAEVLEMFAVQTDDGPCIDCVRSGTPVASADLTADTARWPRFAAAAHECGFRAVQAVPMRLRQQVIGVLTLLKVDQNGVDDTSTRLGQALADVATIGLLQQRAIGSADLLAEQLQTALNSRVIIEQAKGVLSVRGGDLDMETAFAALRGYARSHNQRLSELARAVAEGTADIAEILAQHTRA, from the coding sequence ATGTCCGAACACCAGGCCCGGACCCTCCCGGACACGGCCCCGGCCCCCGGCCGCGAACAGCGGCTGGCCGACACCTTCGTCGCGCTCGCCGACACCATGGTCGACGACTTCGACGTGCTGGAGTTCCTGCACATGCTGTGCGACCAGTGCGTCGCGCTGCTCGAGGTGTCCGCGGCCGGGGTGATCCTGCTCGACGAGCGCGGCGGGCTCCGCATGGCGGCCGCGTCCTCGGAACGCGCGGAGGTGCTGGAGATGTTCGCCGTGCAGACCGACGACGGGCCCTGCATCGACTGCGTGCGCAGCGGCACCCCGGTCGCGAGCGCGGACCTCACCGCGGACACCGCCCGCTGGCCACGCTTCGCCGCGGCCGCGCACGAATGCGGATTCCGTGCTGTGCAAGCGGTTCCGATGCGGCTGCGCCAGCAGGTCATCGGCGTGCTGACCCTGCTCAAGGTCGACCAGAACGGGGTCGACGACACCAGCACCCGGCTCGGCCAGGCCCTCGCCGACGTCGCCACCATCGGTTTGCTGCAGCAACGCGCCATCGGCAGCGCGGACCTGCTCGCCGAGCAGCTGCAGACCGCGCTCAACAGCCGGGTCATCATCGAACAGGCCAAAGGCGTGCTCTCCGTCCGCGGCGGCGACCTCGACATGGAAACAGCGTTCGCCGCCCTGCGCGGCTACGCCCGCTCCCACAACCAGCGCCTCTCGGAACTCGCCCGCGCCGTGGCGGAAGGCACCGCGGACATCGCCGAAATCCTTGCGCAGCACACCCGCGCTTAG
- a CDS encoding NmrA family NAD(P)-binding protein, which yields MIVITGATGALNGATVDHLLGHVPAEELVVVARDTAKAQRFADRGVTVRRGDYAEPDSLPGAFEGADQVLLVSSNDPAADGVSLHRTAVNAAVSAGAGRILYTSHQGAALDTPFWPGRDHAATEQLLAESGVAWTSLRNGFYAHSLNLLAGPWRDTGVIEVPADGPVSWTAREDAAEAAAVILASNGAYDGPTTLTAAAAPTFEDVAAIASELTGRTIKLAVISSDEWIATQVAAGQQETMARFLLGMYEAARDGFFAGVDPLLGTLLGREPQTVRELLARPTA from the coding sequence ATGATCGTCATCACCGGAGCGACCGGCGCACTCAACGGCGCGACTGTCGACCACCTTCTCGGCCATGTGCCGGCGGAGGAGCTGGTCGTCGTCGCGCGCGACACCGCCAAAGCCCAGCGTTTCGCGGACCGCGGCGTCACCGTGCGGCGCGGCGACTACGCCGAACCGGACTCGCTGCCGGGCGCGTTCGAGGGCGCCGACCAGGTGCTTCTGGTGTCGTCGAACGACCCGGCCGCCGACGGGGTGAGCCTGCACCGCACCGCCGTCAACGCCGCCGTCAGCGCCGGAGCCGGGCGGATCCTGTACACGAGCCATCAGGGCGCCGCGCTCGACACACCGTTCTGGCCGGGGCGTGATCACGCGGCGACCGAGCAACTGCTGGCCGAGTCCGGCGTCGCCTGGACGTCGCTGCGCAATGGCTTCTACGCGCACAGCCTCAACTTGCTGGCGGGGCCGTGGCGCGACACCGGCGTCATCGAGGTTCCGGCGGACGGACCGGTGTCCTGGACGGCTCGCGAGGACGCTGCCGAGGCCGCGGCCGTCATCCTTGCCTCGAACGGCGCTTACGACGGCCCCACGACCCTCACCGCCGCCGCCGCGCCCACGTTCGAGGACGTCGCGGCGATCGCGTCCGAGCTGACCGGCCGCACGATCAAGCTCGCGGTGATCAGTAGCGACGAGTGGATCGCCACCCAGGTCGCCGCGGGGCAGCAGGAGACCATGGCGCGCTTCCTGCTCGGCATGTACGAGGCCGCCCGCGACGGCTTCTTCGCCGGGGTCGACCCGCTGCTCGGCACCCTCCTCGGCCGTGAACCGCAGACCGTGCGCGAGCTGCTCGCGCGGCCGACGGCCTGA
- a CDS encoding TetR/AcrR family transcriptional regulator, whose product MIETTSSRSETRSKIVDVAARLLREQGPAAVTTRGVAEGAGVQAPTIYRLFGDKDGLLDAVAEHVMATYVSTKAAIVEAASAGDVDPIDDLRAGWEMQIGFGVANPTLFVLLSDPARALRSPATQSGQHVLASRVHRVALTGRLRVSEKRAVDLIHAAGTGAVLTLLSTPPEQRDPQLADDLFDTVLRRIVTDAPERPETSPAASAVAVRAIASQLTMLSDAERQLLTEWLDRAIGAL is encoded by the coding sequence ATGATCGAGACGACCAGCAGCCGGAGCGAAACGCGGTCGAAGATCGTCGACGTCGCGGCGCGGCTGCTCCGAGAGCAAGGACCGGCGGCAGTCACCACGCGCGGGGTCGCGGAGGGAGCCGGGGTGCAGGCGCCGACGATCTACCGCCTGTTCGGCGACAAGGACGGCCTGCTCGACGCCGTGGCCGAGCACGTGATGGCCACCTACGTCTCCACCAAGGCCGCGATCGTGGAGGCCGCGTCGGCCGGGGACGTCGACCCCATCGACGATCTGCGCGCCGGGTGGGAAATGCAGATCGGCTTCGGCGTCGCGAACCCGACGCTCTTCGTCCTCCTGAGCGACCCGGCGCGGGCGCTGCGCTCGCCCGCGACGCAATCGGGCCAGCACGTGCTGGCATCGCGAGTCCACCGGGTCGCGCTGACCGGGCGGCTGCGGGTCAGCGAAAAGCGCGCGGTCGACCTGATCCACGCGGCCGGCACCGGCGCCGTGCTCACGCTCCTGTCGACGCCGCCCGAGCAACGCGATCCTCAACTGGCCGACGACCTCTTCGACACCGTTCTCCGGCGCATCGTCACGGACGCTCCCGAACGCCCCGAAACCAGTCCCGCGGCATCAGCGGTCGCCGTACGCGCCATCGCGTCCCAGCTCACCATGCTGAGCGACGCCGAACGGCAGCTCCTGACCGAGTGGCTCGACCGCGCAATCGGTGCCCTGTAA